A segment of the Panthera uncia isolate 11264 chromosome F1, Puncia_PCG_1.0, whole genome shotgun sequence genome:
ttctgtgtctccctctacccctcccctgcctgccctctgtctctcaaaaatagacattaaaaaaaataaatagcctgggtggctcagtcggttaagcatccgactttggcttaggtcatgatctcgtggtccgtgagttcgagccccgtgtcgggccctgtgctgacagcttggagcttggagcctgtttcagattctgtgtctccctctctctgaccctcccccattcatgctctgtctctctctgtctcaaaaatcagtaaacgttaaaaaaaattttttttaatcaatcaatcaatcaatcaatcaataaagcAAGGCCTAGAAGGGGCGTGTGGGCATGAGAACAGGAGGCCCACCACAGTAGGCTTCTCCCTCGCCGGCCCCAATGGGTCGGTCCCACAGACACCCACTTTCCTCCACCATCATCGGCCGAGGCCGGGGCTCAAAGGTGTGGCTGGGTGTTAGAATCCACCTGGGCAGCTGCAGGCAacgcctgggttcaaattccactCTGCCCATCACTAACTTGGTAACCTCAAGCTCCTcacactaccccccccccccccccgacctcaGTTACGTGCAAAGTGGTAACAATGGGATCTACCTCGCAAAGTCGCTGCAAGGGACAGGGAAGCGCGTAGCCAGGCGTCTGCTGACATGCGACGGGCGCTCAGGACGCCTTAGCTGCGGTGGGGTGGCAGTCAGCAAGCAGGAGCATCGCCCCTGCCATTCCCCGCGTGACAACCTCATGTCCCCCGCAGACACGGGTTCGGCCTGGAGCTCTGCGAGCAAGCCTCCTGCGCTCACCTGTCAGCCTCCACGGCCCCGCCGTCCAGACGCGCCCCCGCCGGCCTGTTGATCTCCATGGCGCCCGCACCGTCCAGGCTCGAGGGCTCTTTTCTCCGCAGGAAGTCGTTAACTTTGGCCCCCACGGCTCTGCCCAGGTTCTTGAGGTGCTGGCTGCCACCCACCCGGAGCCCCGGCCCCCCAGGCTCCGCAGACCCCGGGGCGGCAGAGCCGGGGGCCGTCAGCCTggacaggtgggggagggagcagccAGGCTGCAGCTTTGGAGGAAGGGCCGCATTCAAGTTCTCGAACATGCTGTGGTCCACTGCAAACAGAGGGGAAGATGGGAACGGTGAGCGGAGGCACGCGGGGCTCTGGGCCACGTCACTCTGCTGCGTTCCCTGATCCCACGCCCACAGCTGTCCCTTCCCGAGGCTTTGGGGACATTCAAAAGAGCCGGCACACTCTTGAGCCTTCCGATCCGGTTTTCTTGATGGGAAAGTCCATCCATCGCTAGAACTAGCCACTCTAGTTCTGCCCTACCCAGTTAATGAGGGGCAAGCTCTAGCCATAAACTTAGAACTTAAAGGTAACTTATCCCGTGAAACCTGCCTCCTTGACCCACGGCTTGACCCCTTACCTTGGGGTCACCGAGCCCTCTGAagaagaaatgatggaagtaatGAACTACGGTATTTGTATGTTGCTGTGAACACAAGCTGAGGGGACACAAGCATGGGGACAGACATAAGCATGGGGACAGACGCTGGAGGTCAGGCTCAAAGTGGAAGCCACCTGTGTTGCACATTTTCACGGTGGGAAACGGGCCTCCTTACTCCTGAGGAGGCACTGGGGACAATGGGCAGCTGCATGCTCAGATGCGCCGTGGGGACTCCGGCCGGGCTCACACCAAATGCGTACGAACTCGGGGCCAAGGAAGCCGGGGGAGCTTGACCGACACCCTCACGACAACCTGGAGGGGTGGTGGCAGGAATTCTATTTATACATGAGCAAGGTGGGGCTCCAAGTGATAAGTACCTGGCAGGCCCGAGGTCACGGGGCCGATTACTGGTGGGGTGGAACCAGAGCTCaggttttctctccctttccgcCACCTCGCTCTGCCTGGGATCGTGGAACACACCTCACAGAAGGCCCTTCTCTCCGGGATCTTTGGTTCGAAAGCTTAACTCCAACCCACCGGGTTGTGAACATCTGGAGGGTGAAGGCCATGTCTCATTCACTTCCGTGTCCTGAACGGCTAGCCTGGTctggtatacagtaggtgctcaatgagtATCCTGAGTTGAACTGCTAAACCCATTTTGCAGCTGGAGACTTATGGAGGCCGAGATCATAACTCCAAGGAATGCAGCTCAGGGCTGTAAGCCACATGGTCTACACTCTGGCAACAGGGACTCCTCCCCGACCTGGAGATCCAGCTCAATCCTCAAGGGAGCTCCAGATCCACCCCAGGGGCCTTGGAATCACGCGTGAGGTTTCTGTCCTTACCAACTGCTCCGTATATTCTGTCAATCTTGGGGAAGGAGAGGTTATACTTGATCACAGACTCCAATCTTCATCAACACCTCGAAAGGCCTATGCGTGCGGAGCCTTCCCAAGAGTAACTGAGGTCGGGGGGATGCTTTGTCTTCTGCTGAACTCGGCATAAAGTAGCTCTCTCTGCCCTGCACTGCGGAGTCCTGGGACAGGGGATGCAGGTCTCTTTACTGTGCTTTCAGCAGCCGTATCCCTTCCGTAACTACCTAGGGAAGCCCTATTGTAAAGGTCTTTGGGCGGCACAGGAAGCGGGGGACGAGGGGTGGATGAATCCCCCCAGTGTGCTTATCTACCGCACACACAGGGAAAGCGCCACTTCGGGGGCCGTGAAGAGCTGGGTGGGGACAACCCTGGGGGCCGGGGCACAGAGCTGACAGGTTCAGGCTGCCTGGTCTCCAGGTGTAGACACGTCACACTAGCAAGAGCTCCAGCAGGACCCACAAGGGGGTTATCAGCTCCTGACTCTCCTCCTAAAGGCGTTATCTTGCCATGTCACCTGCTTTCGCATAACTTGCCTATCACATCCCGCACCCTCCTAATTTTTCTTTGATCATAACATCTGTGAACTCAGAGTAGCCCTTGGAAATGAAAGCGTTTGACTCTTTTCCCCCAAACTGGAAAGTATTTGGGCCACCACGAAACCAGGGCAAATGTTCAAGAGAGGTTCGCAGGGGAAGGAGATCCTGATCCCTCACCACTTCCTGGCTCAGATGTTTCCGTGGTGGTTTCCTTCTTGGTTTAAAGTGAACTTTTAGTGCAGACGTGCTCATTTCTGAATGTGTAAGTACCAAAAACACCTGTCAAAGTGACTTGTAAACGGTGAGctcctcttattttaaaaacacattctaaTAAAACATAAATAGCTTCTGGATTAGGCACCGTTGTGGATTTTCTACACTTCCTGCTCTCTACCTTTTAGGACGCATGTACTGAATTCTTAAGAAATTTAAAGATAACCCATCATTTGGTCTCTTTACAATGCTCTAAGTCTTTCTGGCCAACACACCTTGTCTCTATGATAAAACGGTCAGCTCTTGGAGGGGATGGAACATCTTGACTTTTATTTCTAcaatgctcagcatggaacctggcaTGAGTCGGCATTTAAGAAGTTGGTTTCATTGAACTGGCTTTTTCTACGAATACTTAAAAAACCGACCACATTATGGGCAGACATTGTAGAGAAACTGCTCCTGGGACTTTTTCCATTTACAAAAGCCACTCAAGACCCTCTCTCGAGGTCAGTCTGGGAGCAACCGCCCTTCTGTCTGAGGTGGGATTCTGGCTGGGGGCTTCCTGTATTTCCAGACCTGAAGGACGTGCAACGAGCCCCCTTCCTGCTGATGGCACCGATGACCCccacgctctgtccctccctttggACCAGAGGCTTGGTGGTTCAGAACCTAATGGAGATGGTTGAAAGGTGATAGGATCCTGACCCGGTGGCCCGCCCAACAGCACCCCCAACATGCACACATCCAAGCAGAGGGAGACACCTGTGACGTGGGTCATCTGTAAGAAAGACGGTATCTTACCTGTCCGAGAAAGGGGCTCGGAAAGCAGGTGGGAAACAAACAAGAGAGAGACACATTTTATGTAGTGACCGACCACTTTGGGAGTGTCACCTCCTGCCTGGGGGCCACCAGCAACAACATACCAAGAGGGTATAGCGTGCAAGACAGAGGCCCTGCTGTCAGGATTACAACCAACCCTGGGCGACCAGGTTCCCATGACCTTCTCAATAACCAAACCAAGAGagtcctgtttttaaaaactctacaaACAAGCACTGACACAGTCTCCCATGGGCACCCCAATATTTTGAGCCCCCTTTTCAGGAAGTCTGTCAGAAGTTCCCAGCTGGCAGTGGGAAGAATTCAATGACCCACCGCAGGAGGAAGTTCAAAGTCTTCTGGACCCCTACGTGCATCGCTCATTACTATGCTGTCCCACCTCCGCACATAAATCACCAGGTTTTCGACCAGGAAGATGTCCATCCATTCCAACTGTCTAAGttaacaaaacaggaaaacacGGTGGCCGGGAGGCGTGCCTAACACCGCACAGGGAGCGGACGGCAGAGCGGGGATAAGGACTCACCCACACCGACTCCCAGGACCCCGTGATTTTTTCTCTGCACCACGAGGGCCAAATCAAATCGCCGATACCCTCAAAGCCGCCAAAGGCCAGGGCGTCAGTGAGATCCCAACTCGTTCTAAGCTTTCCAACCAGGCTCCGAGGTGGGCGGGCAAGGAAATCAGCTTCTCCACACTGTCCCACCAGGTTTCAGCATTCCGGAGGAACACCAGCAAGACGACAACTCCGGGCCCTCCTACACAGACGCTTATTCACACGCCCGCTTGCTCCGCACGCTGCAAGGGGAGGCTGCCGCGGCTCACAGACCAGACCAGATCTTTCCACGCTGCACAAGCACACACATTTAGATCCAATACGCCGATGTACCTAGTCTGCACCTGTTGTGACGATTAGTATGGAGCATTCTCACCtttcacccttcccccacttccctccaGCGCTAGGTTGTCACAGGAGAGGGTAGCAGGGACACAGAGGCAACCTTGTTACTCTGGAGTTCAGTGTCACCAGGAAAAAGGCTTATAATGGTGTTAAGCCACCCATTTGCTGAAAATAGCACCAACCATTTAAAGCATTATCTGGTCCCGGTTCTTGGGACGGACACACTGAAGTATTTCAACACAAAGGGACAGGACGCTTGTAACTTACCTTCAAATAGTTCAGAAAACACAGCATGCTGggggccggggcggcggggggtgggggtggggtggaattgATAAAGCAAATGcagtaaaatgttaacaacagGAAAATCTGGATACAGAATGTATGGGTGCTCTtcatactaattttatttttgcagtttttTCTAACTTTGAAACGATTTccaaggaaaatgtaaaaaccacacaccaaactaaaaaacagaaacaacaaaaacatccgATGGCAGAGGTTAGGCAGGTGAAGGAAAGCAAGAAGTTTATCCAGAGAGGACAGAGGTCCCCAGAGCTGGGGGGGTGAGCAATGACACAAAAATGACACCAAAGATCAAAgtcagggggcggggggctgtcAACAGATTATATCACCATCACATTTCTGCCATatgcttccttctcccctcccctaccccccgcCCCAGGTATCCTCAATCCAGGCCAGCCAACGAGGAATGACAAGTCAAAAGAAATCTTTACAGAACGTAATAGACGCTATCCATCTTTGAAAGGGATACCCTAGCTGGGGAGTGGAATCAGGTGACCTTGTGATGTCAACGGCACTCAGAATGTTTATCGTCTGGACAACCCAAACAGCCTCTTGGGAACAGGTGCATAATCTCCATACCCTATGGTAGTCACAACATGGAGAACTTCTCACTCCTCAGCATCTCTGGACCTCgaatctcttcctctgccctgagCGCGTTTCCTGACATTATGTCCTCACATGCCACCAGCTTGCCAGGTAAACTCCGGTGCCACTAGGGCCACAAAAATGTGGTTTTTCGGAAGCTTTTAATTGAGTCCTCCACCAGATCATGTTACAGGACTACGATTTAGTGAGACAGGCAAATTACACAcggggagaaaataatttttcaaaatgctgcATTCACGGTAAGTAGTCCCTGCTGTTTATTCATTTCCGGCAAGGGAAGGATGGGGAAACATTTGTTctcaaaaaattctttttcttctagaatcTCAGGTGACAGTCTATGTAGGGTATGTGCCAGGTTCAGGCCTGTTTTGACAAGCTGGAGAAGACTCTCCAATCCATCAGTAGGAGCCTAAGAGGCAGGGTCACTGAGGACATCATGGGATAAACACGGACCCCTGAGGACTCACTCCTCACAGTGTGGTCTGTGGGGCATCCACGTGGGCATCACCTGGGcagttgttagaaatgcagaatttcaggccGCCCCAGGACTGCTGAGGCAGAGCCTGTGTGTTTAACAAGACCTCCGGGTGATCCCTGGAGAAGTGTGCACATTACAGCTTGAGGGGGCTGCTCTACAGAGGAGCTGGGTCTCCTCAGTATCCATATGCCGGGCAGAGGACCCTTAAAGGTTGGTTTCTCAAATGGAGCACAGATACCACTCTGAGATTTGAAGCAGGCTGGCTTATTATCAGGCGCTAGCAGCCATCCAGGGGCCACCCAAGCGCTCCCTGCCTACGGGTGAGAGAGGTTTCGTTCGGAGACACTGGCTTCTCATCATCAAAGGGACCATGTAACCTATGCGGGATATGGGGTCCATGACTAGACTCCCTCCCTTGGATCCTGGAGCGAGCCCAGAGGCTGGAATGCAGAACgaagacagacacacaggcaggcaggcaggcaggcaggcagacgcgcacacgcacacacacacacacacacgcacgcacgcacgcacgcacacacatgcacacagagcgAGCTGCAGGAAGGTCAGGAGAAAGGCGGGCCAGGCAGAAAGCTGTCCATCGGTCTGCATCTCAAATTCTCCTTTGGAGAGAATCTTCCCCAGATCAACAAAAATGCCCCATTTGGAATTCCCCGGGATGCCACCCAGAACAGTTCTGCCTATCTGGGTACAAAAGAGGGCATGGTTTCTCTTTGGCTTTGCGAGGTCATAGGGTCCCAAGGTGGAGCCTCTAGGTATGTCGGGGAGGGGGGGTCACCAAGACGAGGACTTCCACGTCAGCTCACCAGAGTGTTTCTTCTGTAACCCAGACATCGCAAAGACCGCGTTACTCACGGAGGCGCCCAGCCCAGCTCAGGCCCTGTCACCCCAGTACTTCGGCAGCGCTCTCCGGCATGGGGTGCAGAACACGGTTCTCTCTCCAGGTGAGGCCTTCTCCGCCCCGGCGGGCACACgggagaggctggaggggcaAGGACTGCTGGAGGGCGCCTTTTCCCCTGTGGTCTCCTGCCTCGTCCTTCCTGGAGCGGACACCCCACAGGCCTGGAGGGGCCCCACTTCTCCTCGCCTGCCTCTCACGCGGGGGTGGCACAGGGGCCTCGGCCTGCTCGGGTTGTTACGGGAAGACAGGTGTTGAGGCCGGAAAAATGGCCACAGCCATGGGTGGTGGGAAACAGACTGCAGGAAGCCAGACGTCTGGCTGTTGGCTGAGCCCCCTGCCCGTCTCCTCAGAGGACGCAGAGGAAAGCTgtctgcagggagggaggcaccTGACAAATGTCAAAGCTTAGTGAACGAAGGCACTCTCCACCGCCCAGAGATCAAGCTGCCACTCGTGGAGCTGCGAGCGGCAGGAAGGAATGCCTTCAACGGctaccccccagcccccaccctgggtGCCACCTGCTCTCCGAAcagcagttggggggggggggcgcctgggtggctcagccggtcaagtgcccgactcttggttttggctcaggtcatatctcattgtcttgagttcgagccccgcatcgggctccctgctaacagtacagaacctgcttgggattctctccccccccccccgcccccgcccctcacctctgcctttaccctgctcactctcaaaaataaatacacttcaaaaaaacaacaacaactgcaGTCAAGGTGGGACAGAGGCCACCCGACCCCAGGCCCGGCCCTCCTGCCTGTCTGCTTCTCCCGTGGCCTCTGGCCGCTCCGGGCCTCCCGCTCACACCCACCCCTGTCTTCCTCTGCAGACTGCCTTTTGGGGGACCCCCAGACCAGGGAGCCCCGGCGGGGCTGCACTGTCTACCGGCCCTGGTTCTCCCCTTACAGCTACTTCGTCTGCACGGACCAAGAGAGCCACCTGGAGGCCTACAGCTTCCCAGAGGTGCAGCGGGACAAGGGCAGGGGGGACGGCTGCCTGCCCGAGGACCCGGCTGAGAGCATCTGCTCGTCCTCTTCCTCCCAGGAGGACGCCTGGCCCCGGGAGGCCGCCAAGAAATCCGGGCACGGCCTGGCCTCCACGGACGGCGTCACGTCCCAGGACATCCTGAAGGCCGCCAGGTGGCACCCCACCCAGCAGAACGGCTACAAGTGCGCGGCCTGCTGCCGCATGTACCCCACGCTGCACTCCCTCAAGAGCCACATCAAGGGGGGCTTCCGGGAGGGCTTCAGCTGCAAGGTGTACTACCGCAAGCTCAAGACCCTCTGGGGCAAGGAGAAGGCGCGGCCGGGGGACAGGCTCTCCTCCGGCAGCTGCCAGGCCTTTAAGTAGGCCCGAGGGATGGTGAGCGGACGCCTCGGTGAAGAGGCGACGGAGCCTGTTTCCGCCTCCGGAGAGATGTCAATAAACCGACACTGGCCACGGCCTTCTGTCACGTCTGAGGTCGCCTGGTCCGCCTGCTCTCCTTCCCAGGGGCCCCGTCCCATTTCCCTGTGGCTAACGGTGGCTTAGCAACACCAGGCCCACCTCTCCACCCCTCgccacccccctcccgcccctctcctcctcaaGGTTGGGAAGAGCCTCTACAGGGTGCTTTTCAAAGTGAGGTGCCCAGATCCGCAGTGTCAGCATCCCCAGGGAATTTGCTAGGAATGAAATCTCAGGCCCGTCCCAGATGCACACAATCAGAAACTCCGGGGGTAGGCCAGCCATCTGTGCTCTGaccagccctccaggtgattccagtgGAGCTCAGGTATGAGAACACTGCCCTCAGATCCTGGCCCCCTTGCTGGTCCCCCGTGGTCAGTcagtccctgccccacccccccaagagGGGAGAGAGTTGCCCACCCTTTCCTGTTGGCACAGGGAAGCTTCCCCGGAAAGACTTCCGCACAGTCTGAAAGCTTCTCAGGTGTTCGAGCTCCTGAGGGGTAGAACCGGGGGGACACAGGCCCCCCTGCGTACGGACAGGTCAGGGTAGAGGCTCTCCCCTTGCCCTTCCGGTGATCATGTAGGAAGTTTTCCCGAAGCCTCACCTTCTGGTTCAGGAGAGCTGTCTCTGCTTAACCCTGTCCTGCGAAAATATCATTTGTGGTTCTTTTGAGAGAGGCTGGGCTCAAATCCCATCATGTCCCACACCGTGAGAACATTCCCCACCcgctctcccccgccccccttctcGACCAACCCAGCCAGAGTCTAAGAGTGTACTTGAACCGTGGACTCCAGGGTCCCAGCCGGTCCACTCTGGGGTGGGTGGTCTCTCTAGGCAGGCCTGACATCACTCCTGGACCCCCCAGGGGAGAGACCAAAGGAGTCCTCACTCTGACTTCCTGTTTCCTTAAAGGGAAAGGCCACCCAAGCCCTTGAAGATGCCCCTGACATGCATCACCGCGCATGTGTGTCCCCTCGACGGGGCTCTTGAGGGAGTAAGGGAGGGGCCCACACGGGGACCTTGTGGCCTTACCTTGGTCTGTGGGAGAGTCAGGAGACGAATCAGCTTTTGTCTGGCTGCACATCCTCTGCCCAACCTGCACTCCCTCCACCAGGGCACCCATATCACAGGCACAGGGGATCGAGCTCAAGGGCCATGGCACATGTTACCCGTCACCTTGGCAGGTGCTTGAGTGCAAAGACAGGTGCTCTCTGCCTTTCACGTTTAATAGCAtcgttgcccccccccccccccccactgccctgctGTCTCAAGGCGGAGGTCTGAGTAATGCTTCACCACACCGAAAACACAACCCAGCACACAACTGCACTGACCAACGGGTAACGGGTacaacctcccctcccccagccgatCAGAAGGTAAGCGCTAGGGGTGCCCTGAGCCCCTGCCAGGCGCTCTGCCTTTAAAATGCAACCTCATTTACTCTTCGTTATCGCTTTACTTGGCAGgttctatccccattttacagatgagaaaacgagGCTGCGTTCCATTCGCTCAGTCAGTAAGGGGCTAAAGGGCGTGAGGAGCTGGCAGATCGGACTCGCAGCTTTCCCGCAGAGCTGGGCCTTACAAAGTACCAGGTTCAACAAACCCTCTGCCTTCCAAAGGGCTCAGAGCTCTGGCCAACGTAACTGGTTTCCAGGACGGTGGCTTCTAGTTCTCGGACGCTCTTCCCTGGCTAGCATTGCGTCTCCCTTTCGTTTCTACCCCTGGCAGGAAAGCTGAGAGCCCACGAGCCAGGGAGGGCTCTCCCACCGAGTTGTGCCGCAGTGACATCATGATGTTTGCAGGTAGGTGTGCAGAGGGGCCAGCTTTGACTCCAGTCAGAATCCCATGCATATTTCAGACGTGTAGTCAGGGGGTCAATGAAATTTTATACTCTGGGTGATTGGAGTTATATCCGAAAACATCTATGATGTACTTTCTCAAGCACCCAACACTTGCTGATATGCCAAGGATGCCTGGAGTTTCAAAAGACCCGGGGTTGGGAGAGTCTGAAAAAACGGGCACAAGTCCAGGGtctctcagcctcagcactactgacattggGGCTGGATGCTTctgttgtgggggtgggggttgaccTGTGCATCGTAGGATATTTAGCAAACAtctctggcttctacccactaaaCGTCAAAAGCATCCTTCCCCCAGTCGTGACAACCAAAGGTCACACGTCCCCCGGGGAAGCAAAATCATCCTCGGATCGTAACTATCATAGAACCTGATCCCGCAAGGCTGGTCTATACAAACTGTAGCCGAAGGCACCGCTTTCCTCCCCTCTTTGTTTTCTGAACACCACAACCCTTGAGAACCGTGTGTCGCAGAGCTGATGGCCGCTGGCTTGggaagtggggtgggagggaggggaggtcagGCAGCAGGTGAGATAGAGGAAGCAAGAAAAGACCATGGAAAAGCTTTTAGAAATCAGAAAGGTTTATTTAGCAAAAGCCACTAGACTAGTGACAACATCCAGGGAGTAAGTGCACTTACATGAACAGAGAATCTTTTCCCAGAGAGTTGAACCAACAGAGTTAATGACACAACAGTTTTAGAAAGTAGAGGGCTCAGGGTTGGTGGGGTGAGAGGAGGCAGTCAGgcagagaggaaataaaaggaacacGAGTCCTACACAGGAGCCATTGGGAGAAGGGAGGCTACCAAGGGGCTTCACAGAGAGCACTGAT
Coding sequences within it:
- the SPATA46 gene encoding spermatogenesis-associated protein 46 isoform X2, whose product is MENFSLLSISGPRISSSALSAFPDIMSSHATSLPDIAKTALLTEAPSPAQALSPQYFGSALRHGVQNTVLSPDCLLGDPQTREPRRGCTVYRPWFSPYSYFVCTDQESHLEAYSFPEEDAWPREAAKKSGHGLASTDGVTSQDILKAARWHPTQQNGYKCAACCRMYPTLHSLKSHIKGGFREGFSCKVYYRKLKTLWGKEKARPGDRLSSGSCQAFK
- the SPATA46 gene encoding spermatogenesis-associated protein 46 isoform X1; translation: MENFSLLSISGPRISSSALSAFPDIMSSHATSLPDIAKTALLTEAPSPAQALSPQYFGSALRHGVQNTVLSPDCLLGDPQTREPRRGCTVYRPWFSPYSYFVCTDQESHLEAYSFPEVQRDKGRGDGCLPEDPAESICSSSSSQEDAWPREAAKKSGHGLASTDGVTSQDILKAARWHPTQQNGYKCAACCRMYPTLHSLKSHIKGGFREGFSCKVYYRKLKTLWGKEKARPGDRLSSGSCQAFK